GCTCGAGGAGCCCGGTGAGGCTGGAGGGCAAGAAGCCGGGGAGAGCGCTAGCGGTACCAGCGGGATCCTTGAGTATAGCGTCGGAGTGCTTACCGTGGTAGTCTCTGAGGACCAGTACGAGGTTGTGGAGCCCCGGCTCGACCCTGACGCGGAGAGAGCCCTCCACGCCGTCGTGGAGTACCTGGCGAAGCATGGGCTGGGCCCCGAGAAGGCGGGGGAGGCAGCGGAGAAGCTCGGGCTAGCCTCTCATGCTCAGCGGCAGCCCGAGGCCTTCCGCTACTACGTCGAGAAGGCCCTCAGCCCCTGGGGGTTCCTCTACCCCTTGATACTCGATCCCCACATCGAGGAGATAAGCGTCGTAGCAGGGAGGCCCGTGGACGTTATACACCGGAGGCTCCCCGGCCGGGAGTACATACCGACAAACATAGCCGCGCCGCCCGAGAGGGAGCTCCGAGAATACGTTCAGCGCCTCGCAGCCGCCGCGGGCACGGCTGTCTCCCCCGCGTTCCCGATAGCGGAGGCCGAGCTCGATGGCCACAGGGTCACTATCGTTCTCGGCAGCATAGCGAGCGCCACGAGCCTCTCAGTACGCAAGCACCCCGAGAAGCCGCTGGGGCTAGAGGACCTCATAGCAGACGGCATGCTGAGCAGAGAGGCGGCGGAGTACCTGCTACTCGTGCTGCTGAGCCGCGGAATGGTGTTCATAGTGGGTCCGCAGGGCACCGGCAAGACCACGCTGCTCAACGCGCTGATGGAGAAGCTGCCCCAGGACTGGAAGCTGGTGGCGATAGAGGATGTACCTGAACTTAGGCCGAGGCACCCGCGCTTCATAAGCCTCCGCGTCAGGAGGGCGAGAAGCCTCGCTGCGAGTCGGCAGACCGAGGTGACGTACCAGGACCTGGTCCGTGTCGCTCTAAGGCTCCGGGGCCAGTTCACGGCGATAACAGAGGCCCGTGGCGAGGAGATACTTGACCTCTTCGAGGTAGCAGCACTAGGCGAAGCCTCCGCCGCGACCTTCCACGCTAGAGACTGGAGGGAGCTGAAGCTCAGACTGCTGAAGCTAGGCGTTAGAGAAGACATGCTGGTGCTGCTCTGGTCTGTGGTGGTCCTCAGCAAGGTGAGGCTGAAGGACGGGAGAACCGTCCGCAGAGTCGTGGCAATCTACGAGGTGGAGCCCGACGGCAGCGAACGGCTCCTCTTCCGCTACGACCCCGAGAAGGACGTGCTCGTGAAGGTGGCGGAGCCTCGCCGCATCACCTTCTCCCCGCTGAGCGAGTCAAGCGGGGATAGAAGTGGAGGAGGCCCGGGCACAGGTTCAGGCCCAGAGAGCCAGGAAGGTCATAACGCTGTATCAGCTAGCCGTGACGGCAGCGTCGACGCTGCTGATACTGACGGGAATAGTGCCTTGGAGAGCGCTTCTGGGTCTAGCGGAACCTGAGGTTCACGTTACACCCGCGTTGCTCGGCCTGGGCATCTTTCTATTCGCGCTGGTGGTCATGGATCTGGCGACCGGGCTGTTCTACCGTCTAGCGCTCTACCCGTCTAGGCGCCTAGTCCTAGCAGCCGCGCTCTCGATGATAGCACTAGGCGTGGTCTCGTCGACGCTGCAGCTCGAGAGGAGCCCGCTGCTAGCCGCCATCGGGGCAGCCCCCATAGCCCCCGGGGCCTGGCTGCTCTACAGGCTGAAGAAGAAGGCCGAGGAGAGGCCCGAGGAGCCCCGTGGCCTCCTCAGATACGTAGTCCCCGCGGTTCTAGGCATCACCCCGCTCGGGGAGAGGATTACCGCAAGACTAGGGATCCTCGAGGCCGCCGACCGGGCGGGGATAAGGTGGACCCGGCTCGAGGCTGCCGCGATAACTAGCCTCGTGCTCGTGGCCGGACTGGCGTCTACATGTATTATACTAGGTGTAGCGGCCTTAACGGGGAGTAGACTGCTCCTAGCGGTATCCCCGCTGCCGCTGCTGGTACTCCCACTTCTCAGGCTACACCTCGACGCTAAGGCAAAGGAGAGAGCGAGGATAGCGGAGGAGGAGCTGCCGTACCTTAGCTTGTGGGCGTGGCTGCTCGAGCGCTCGGGTAGCGGCGGCCTCGAGGACGCGCTCGAGGAGGCACGTAGAAGCGGGCTGTTGCTGGCGCTGGGGGCTGACGCCGGTAAGAGCCTCGAGGAGCTGGCCCGGAGGCATCCCTCGAGGAGGCTGCGCAGGTTCTATGCATACTACCTTGCGATAAGGGATACTGGCGGTGATGTAGCTGCATTCTTGGCAGATATTCTACGTTCTGAGATCGATGAGCTAAGAGCCAGAGTTACTGCCTACGCGGAGAACGGTGTGGCACTGGGCACCGGCTTGTTGGGCATGCTTGGCACGGCTCTCATATTCGTGCTGTTCAGCGCATTCCTGGGCGCTGGGGGCGCCGGTCTAGCAGCCATAGCCATTCTCCTAGCCGCTCCTATGGGCTACCTCGTGCTCTCGATGCAGCAGCCGAGGCTGCGCGAGCGCTACGAGGACGCTAAGGCGGCTGTGGCCGCAGTGGTGGCTGCCAGCGCTGCGGCGCTGCTGGGCTCGCTGCTTATGCTGCCAGCAATCATGGCTGTAGGCCTGGCTGCAACCGCCGGGCTAAGCGTCTACGGCGTAGCATTCAGGGCGCAGAAGCGCATAGTGAACAAAGAAGAACAGGAGTTGCTGCCACTCCTCAGAATGGTTATCGAGTACACTAGGAGCATGTCGGATAAGCCCATATCCCAGCTACTGGGGCAAGCAGCTGGTAGTGTCGAGGAGCCGCTAGCTGGCGTAGCGCGGGCCGCGGCGAAGACTGGAAACGTGGCAGCCCGGAGCTGGCTGGCCCGCTACACTCTCTACACAGTAGTCAAGCTGGTAGGAGGCCAAGGCGCGAGCGACCCCCTGGCGCTCGAGAGGCTCTACGACCTAGTCTACGCGCATGTTAACACGTACAAGGCCGCGTCTATGCGGCTGAGGATGCTTGGTGCCCTGGCAGTAGGCTTCCCGCCGGTAGTGGTCGCGGCCGCGTCTGGGCTCCAGAAGATAGTAGGAGGCACAGTGGCGCCGATGCTGCAGGCGCTGCCGGTATCGTTTACAGGAGGCATAGCAGAGGTCATAGCCTGGCTAGCTCTGCTAGGAGCCGGTGTAATGGGTTTCCTAGCAGCCAAGGCTGTAAGCCTGACTGTAAGGGACACGCTCTGGCCCCTGGCCGCTGTGCTAGCGACGCTGCTCTCCATCCTCGCCTTCGGGGCTTTTTAATGGGGCAGTATTATAAGCCATTCAAACCCGTTTTCAAATCCTCGTGGGTTATGTACGGAAAGCTCAACAGGTCATACCTCCTGTCTGGATGCATGGGCTGCCTACATTGGCTGCCAGCGTAACTAGGACCCGGCAGCGGTATGGCGCAGAGCTAGCGCTGGACCTGCTACTAGCCGAGGCTCTGGGCAAGGGCTACAGGGTAGACGAGGAGGCGGAGCAGTACCGCCGGCTCATAGTCGCTGGGCTGGAGAGGCTAGGGGTGAAGCGCTACAGGGAGGCAACCGAGCTAGCATACGCCACGGCTTGGCTCATAGACGGCGAGTGCCGGGTCGACGACGGGCGCGGAGCCGACCTACGCGCGCTCGCAGCCGCTGCAGTGTACTGGGCTTGGCTCGTAGAGCATTCACGGGGGCTCCTCGGCAGGCCCGTGGCCCAGAGGGCATGGGAGCTGGTGGGTAGCAGTAGGGCCAGTTTCTACAGGGCGATAAGGATATGGAGCGAGTGCTTGCTGGGGCTCGGCAGCCATCATGCACTGCTACGGGGAGAGGCTAGGAGCCTAGTGTTCTCGGGTGTCGCCGCTAGCTATCCCGGCTACTTCATAGCCGCCCTGAGGGGCTATACTCCCGTGGCGGCGGGCTTTCATAGGCTCCGGCTGGGGCGGCTGCGCCCTGTGGAGCTGCTCCTTCTCCCCCACGGGGATAACACGCGGAGGACGGGAGCCGTGAACGGCAGGATGACTGTCACGTTTGACCTGGAGAGGCTATACAGCCTATTGAGGATGAGCTTCGACTATCAGCCCTTCTCGGCCCAGGACTTTGCCCGTATCCTAGCGCTCCACTACCCTAGCGCTGTCCAGGTGCTGAAGAAGCTTGAGACGCTGGGCATAGTGGAGCGTATAGGCGAGGGCGTCTGGCGGCTCCGGGAGAAACCCATACAGGAGCCTATGTATCCAGCCCATGGAGGCAGGCTTTAGAGCCAGCGTCATCGGCTACGCGGTCCTATAAATGTTTTACCATCTTGCCGCTCAAGTAGATGCCCCATGGGCGCATCTCTCCTCCCCCGCGCCTCCTACATCCTCCGCCGCAGCTAGCCCACCCACTCCCCGCCGTTTCTCCCGCCACGAGGCTAGCAACGTGAAGAAGCCAGAAGGGGTGAGCAGAGGGTATGCCCCGCAGACTCCGTGGCCTGAGCCCCCTCGTGGCATCGGCTATCCTCTTGGCGGCCGTGCTAGCCGTTGGCGCAGTCATATACAGCTATGTGCACACAAGCACAGCAGCGGTAGTGGAGAAGCCGCAGCTCATGATAACAGCGGACGCAGACTACGTGGGTTCGACGGCCTACGTGGAGATAAGCATAACGAATAGCGGTGGGGCAGCGGCCAACATAACAGACGTGACCATAGACGGGCAGAGCGTCAAGAGCCAGCTATTCAGCGGGAGCTACTACCTGCTGAAGCCCGGCAAGGAGCTACACAAGGTCGTCGAGCTATCAAACCTCCCCAGCGGCGAGCACATCATAATAGTGACGCTAGCCGACGGCACAGAGTTCAAGTCCAAGTTCACCAGCTAGCCACACATCCTTTTTCCTATAACATGCTCCACGGAGGTGGTTACTGTGCGCATACGTGCTGCTCTATCCGTGGCTGCTCTGCTCACACTGGTCTCCACACAGCTAGCCCTGGTGGCCTACGCGCAGACCGAGACCACGACCAACGTGAGCATACCAGCTGTCGAGAAGGTAGTTGGTACTGCCGACTACCTGGCGGGGAAGCTGAAGACAT
The window above is part of the Pyrodictium abyssi genome. Proteins encoded here:
- a CDS encoding type II/IV secretion system ATPase subunit → MALQPLKEARAMSEAEARELEHGKEDLLLSLLEEPGAPEPRVGEVSGAPEAPEEPAGDVEELTSVEPEEVLEEPGEAGGQEAGESASGTSGILEYSVGVLTVVVSEDQYEVVEPRLDPDAERALHAVVEYLAKHGLGPEKAGEAAEKLGLASHAQRQPEAFRYYVEKALSPWGFLYPLILDPHIEEISVVAGRPVDVIHRRLPGREYIPTNIAAPPERELREYVQRLAAAAGTAVSPAFPIAEAELDGHRVTIVLGSIASATSLSVRKHPEKPLGLEDLIADGMLSREAAEYLLLVLLSRGMVFIVGPQGTGKTTLLNALMEKLPQDWKLVAIEDVPELRPRHPRFISLRVRRARSLAASRQTEVTYQDLVRVALRLRGQFTAITEARGEEILDLFEVAALGEASAATFHARDWRELKLRLLKLGVREDMLVLLWSVVVLSKVRLKDGRTVRRVVAIYEVEPDGSERLLFRYDPEKDVLVKVAEPRRITFSPLSESSGDRSGGGPGTGSGPESQEGHNAVSASRDGSVDAADTDGNSALESASGSSGT
- a CDS encoding archaellin/type IV pilin N-terminal domain-containing protein, with protein sequence MPRRLRGLSPLVASAILLAAVLAVGAVIYSYVHTSTAAVVEKPQLMITADADYVGSTAYVEISITNSGGAAANITDVTIDGQSVKSQLFSGSYYLLKPGKELHKVVELSNLPSGEHIIIVTLADGTEFKSKFTS